Within Hydractinia symbiolongicarpus strain clone_291-10 chromosome 11, HSymV2.1, whole genome shotgun sequence, the genomic segment AATGTCCTTAAAGAAGGAGTCGGATTTCTTGGTCTGATTAtacaatcaaataaaattttatccctTGAGTCACCACAATCCGGAAAATATGTATTAATGTTGGCCAATGACGACAAAGCAAATATGCAAAGTAAGCTACACCACTTCTAATTTTTACAGTTACCAATGGCTTCATTTTTTACCAACATAACAGAGCGCGAATAACCAGAGCAGCATTAAGAGCTTTGAAATATGTTACCATTTGCAAAACGCTATCAACAGATTTAAATATCTTACCTTTGTGTTCTTCAAATAACGACAACAAAACAGGCTGCCTACTGGAATATTCATAACACAGAAGTAACTCCAATAACGGTAAAATTCTGAGATCCTTAACCAACGAATTGTCACCAACAAGCAGGATGGAAGCAGAGCTGTACAAGCAATTTCCACTACTTTCAGAGCTTAATAAAAACATAAGTCTTGATCAAGAGCTTTGTCAAAGCTATAGCTCCCATTTTAAACTtccattttttgtgaaaaatcaaATGCTAACAAGCACTGTGGTGGAGAGTGACTGAAGTTTGTTTACAATTAAGTTTGGTTTAATTTAGCAAATCTCCTTATCAAAATATTATCTGACAAAACCTATTGTATAAATTTAATTGACCTTTTATGGTTTCCATACTCACTGTGTGGCAGACAGCTGCTAGCTACTTTAAAAGCAATGGAGCAAGCTGAataataaaaagattaaaaaatatccATGGTTACATTAAGAACGAAAATTTTCAGACGGAAAACCTGTCGGATTTTTCGTTGTCAGAAAATTTTTCTGTACAAAATTTGTGTCTGCCGAAAGTTTTTCATTATTGAAGTTATTATtacggtttgtctgttcagtattcatattactgtggaaagtttatcatttcttgaacatgattgtttagtaggcgacgtttcgggagatccttctcccatcatcgggcaaagtaaaatgatgtttagcatgtatttatataattgcagaggatcgaaattcataaaaattaaccaatcagaaacgagctgataattacagttaattactgtaattaccattttcggacctagatgtaggtaactacttcttctgtagggctggtaaccaaatctcaggaagttgatatgaaatgctgtttatgtgtttgttacgtgctacactgttgatggtttctttaatcttcctggccgttgttctggattctcagtcaatgattttcttctcatcccaattaaactgatgacttctgctccagctgtggtcagcaatttcgtttttcttcacatctccgtttctcactgcgcgcatatgttcttgtactcgttgcttaaactttctttttgtttcgcctatgtacactgcatcacaatctttacacgagatttcgtaaacaacattgcattgttcttccaggtttattttgtcttttggtttagacaaagcgCTTCTTAGGGTGTCCATAAAATTGGATCCTGAAGACCCTTTCTTAGATCTTCattgaatatatgtacactataaatgcttctagccttctttttgtgtcattttcCGTAATaattacttttgaaatttggttaaaatttgtttaaaaggcttacccatacattttttcattttataaatcttgtccgaaaatttttcccCTGAATTGAAAAATTGTGTCCGAAAGATTTTCCGCTGAAGTTTTCCCGCCAAAACAATTTCCGCCGAAAATTTTTGTTCTTAATGTACCTAAAAACTACACCCTTGCCACAAAGCTACAACTGCACACTTGTTAAGGTCTTTTTGTAAAATCTGTGGAAGATAAACTTCAGCATTATAATTTCTCAATATATTGTTGTTATCGATTGAGTTCAATATATCTTCGTTTGAAAACAAAGGAAGGTTACTTATTTTATTACaatatttcaaatatttattttgtatataacGCAAGTCATTCTTTTGCATAACTAGACGGACTAGCTCAAACATGATCTGTGCAGCAATGTTTTAACAGAAAGAATAAAATTAAGGGCCAACATATAACCTTGATCAAGAGTGGGAGAGTTCTAGGCCACTGTGAAGGGTCTGCAAGATAACATTACCCGCATCGGTTCTTCTATGCTTACATAATTTTATACTCGCCCAGAAGTGATAGTTTTTTCGATTGACCTGGAAATTAGGAATATCAACAACCAAATCAGCCGTTTTGACcaatcaaatcaacaaaaaatatacgAATTTCAGTCACTTTTTGACTTACATCGACAAAAACGGCGAAAGGCAGAAGACAAATACGCCATCCACAACATAGTACACAGACCACGTAAATTCGATAGAACGCCACACGCGCGTCATAGTCTAGGCGCAGAACAAGATGATATGTAGTATCGGTTGCTGGTTGAACGGCGTTTTGTTCTATATTtcacttatctacatttttaaagtttaaaaagatgTCAGTCGCTTACCGGTTCTGACGTCCACTGGATCCGCCCTTAGTATTACTTCTTTTTGTTCGGTCATAATATGTTAAAAACCcgggaccgaatagggttaaacaagGTAGATAATAATTAAAgaattaaagaaagaaaatccCAGTCCATTTTTTACCTTATATTcctaaaaatctataaattaaCGTAAATAGTCCATTTGGCATATGTACTCCTTTTTTCTTGCCTGTTAGTGTATATGCGCGTGCATATACGGTACTACGTAAAGATTTTCAACTCATCTTTAGCTAGAAAAAAGGTGTAATATTTACAGTTGCGTCGTTTTACTTATAAGGTAAATAATAAGCTAATTATAAGGTAGTTAAGCTGTCccctttttgtaaacattggtctCGGGTATTTTCATCAGTACAAAACGTTATATGTGTAATCTAAGCGCTTGTTATGCATGTGAGTGCAATCAAAGTACCgtgtacataatttttttttataaaaaaaaaatgtgccaTTTGGTTCGCTCTTCACAAATGACACCACTAAACAACGAAAGAGTTCGTTGCTATTTCCCGCAACCTATGCCGAGAATTAAGTTTATTATAGCAGAATTTATTGTCTTTCAATAATTAAAAGTGACTGCAATATCATAACAACAAAAAGTTCTCTATACTTGAACAACAGCTGTCACAAAACTGAGAAACAATActgcatatttttcaaaaaacttgataaataaGAAGTGTAATTTTTATTCCAATCTAAATGTTCACTTTTACCATGAATGTAGGAAAAGAGAAGGATACACAGCCACCAGATCTATTGTACTATGCGCGTGTACTCTATTCAATTCAATTTCAAAGGAATTGAATAAATTAGCTTAGgattgtttttataacaataaacccgatttaatttttgtgttattCTTCACATTGCGCAGCGAATATTTTTTGCTCAGAATAAGAGATCCCGGATGTCCCTAACGTCAATGAAATTGTAGTATTTACTGTAGGGGAAAGCCCTATCAGTAAGAGGAAACTCCTGCTAAATTGTCAGTGATTATTTTTAATGATCGTTCTTGTTAAAAATATACCGACAAACGCAAAAAACACTGGATCTAGTATACGCAcacatgtttaatttttttgttatacaataaaaaattgaatagaaTTTTTTCTCGTTGTTTATCCTTCTCTTTTCGTACATCCATGCTTTTACAGagattttcgaaaatatttttcgGTTGGATATTGTTTGGCAAACGATATTATCGCTACCAAGTAATGGTTTCTTTATCctatttcaattcttttatttcCTTTGTAAAACGCAATAAGCTCGGGTAATAATCTATGATGCTATTAAATGATGACCTCTGTCACGTACGTCCATATTTTTCAGTAATATCCTCGTAAACAATCATTACAGGGTAATAACTGGACATGTAGAACTATCTTGTCGGTAAGAAAATAGGCAGAAAAGGTgagtgaaaaattatttttaaaacgagGCTACTCTTAGAAAGCTCGgctatataaagggtttgaccTTAAAGGGACTGTccggtgaaaaattattttaaaatattatttgtaaTTTAAAATCATGGCATAGAAAATacctttcttttttgatattattcacTTAATCACATATATAAACAAACCTTTTTATCGTAGATGTTGTTAAAGCATGGCTTCGTCTCGTTGCTGCAAATGCGCGCAAAACGGCCtgggttaaaaatttaatatgcgTAATTATGCATGTGACGTAGAACAGTGGTAAAAAACAGACTATGTAGCGAAAGTGTGTAGCGTTTTCAGTACAAAATATGAACCCCCCTAGAAGTTAACTGTTTagaaacttatttaaaaaaacttttaattttaaactctTCTCTACAAATTATGAAATACGATTATTAATATGTCTTCGTCGAACAAAAATTTCACGGTATTAGGATTTCAGTATGAACCAGAAAGATCAGATTCCGAAATAGCTTCACAGCCTAGGCGGGTTTTTAATGATGCTTTTGATGATCAGGCAGACTTCGATCCTCAGCAAAATCCTAGATTGTGTAAGCCTGTTACTGATTGGTGTCGTTGTGGTAAATGTGAGAGGATGCCGACAGAGAAAGAGTGTGTTTGCTGTGTTGAAATCGATGCCATAAAATACTTCAATCTTaatggtagcgatttatttttatatatttccaaaaataataaGGGGAGTTTATATTTCCAGACTTTTTTCTAACTTCATGATAATTATTTTAAGATCAGGAATGCATCACACAGCATCCACATTTTAACTACATCGTGTTGTTGAAAGATGTGTTATGGACAGCGTTAGTCGCGCTATATGACCAGGAAAGTCGCGGTTTACCTGAGCGTGACCATGTACCAAATAGGTAATCTATTTAATCTCTCCTGCGTTACTAAAAATTCGACGATTGACTTAACTTATTTTGCTAAAAATTTTAGGACGTACCGTTACGGTGCTTATCGACAGTTTTGCTGGTTTATCCACAACAAACTTGGGCGAGGTGTACGACGTGTCATACCAGCGTGTGCAGTTTGTAAGATCAGGGAGGAGTATCCTAGTGTAGATGGACGATACACTGGGTTTAAGGGTGACGCAGAAGGGGGAGAACTGGTTGAAATGGATTTCTCTTGGATAGCGGAGATAGAAGACGAATAGTTATTATATACACTACTTGTACATATTTACAAAAgtcatacacatttttttcgtataagaatttgttttttaagaaacgtAGTAATAGATTTTTTTGTGCAAATTTAAGAAACGTTAGAAGAAGTATTCATCGGattgcttaaaaattaaaaacgtgtattagaaattttatatttacaattttatacGTTTATATTTGGTCGATTTTTCGATAATTTCTTCGCGAGGTGGCCTGTCATCGGGAGTAATCTTTAACGACAGTTGGCGTTTCATCCGATTTCTTtcgtaaactttttttttacattcggcgcgtttcattattttttgcagGATATAGTGTAAGTAGCCATAATCCTTATCAACTTTCACAATTTTGGATACAAATCTTTTGATCGGTTTGGAATACGCGACTTTGAAAAGTGGTTTCCGAATTCCTTCTTCGTTAACTCAGTGTTTCTAAAGATTATCAGAGCACATACAAAATATTGCATatttaatatcaaaaacataaaatttgcaATGTTTTATATACCTGTTCTCTGTTGATGTTGTGGTTGTGATCTAAAATAGCGAGTTGGGTACCAGCGAGCAtcttttccattttaaaaaaggttgACTTTGGCAAGTACCTAATTTTCAGTGAATGAAAAACTTCCAAGAGGGTAGTGTTGATTTGCTCCGTAAGCTTTTCAAGATCTTTTACAAGGCAAGGCTGTGTCACAATTTTAACCAATTTGTTGTGAGCTTGAGAACCCATCACAAGCcacttttttctttctgtctctTCCTCATTTAATCTTGGATGGTCGCAAGCTTTGTATGTCTTGTTGTGGGTAAAGGTATGTCTGTTGACAGAGTGGTGAATTATCGACGTAAATCTTTCAACTAACTCTTTTCCACTACCATTACAATTATGGATTGACCAGTACAGGTGGTTGACCACTGCAGGTGCCCAGCTTGCAAGTATGTTTAAGTctatgaagaaataatttaataaaatccGCACATTGAGATCTTAATCACTCTACAACAAAAGTAACATACCTTTCTTTTTTGAAGcctttattaactttttaacgAGTCCCCTTCCCAATGTGCCAAGGATCGAACTGAtgaataatttttgtaaatctTGGGTCGGTCCTCATTAGCTTCTTTATGGAGGGATGCCTATCAGTGGAAATCACACGTATTGGAAGTTCCATGTCTTCTTGAAGTTCTTGGATACATCTGATAAAGCCTTCTTTTTCCATTGCTTGTGAGCTGGTTACCTCCTAAATGTAAGAAGAAGTTAAAAGCCGATGAgatagaaatatatatttaggaACACTCAAACGTAAAGAAATTTACCTTTACGTGTACTATGctgaaatttaatattttgtttgtctGGCAGTCCATCGCCGATACGGTACTGTAGGTGGCGTTGTGACCAGGTGTATCACATTGACCGTCAACGGCAAGTTCTAGCTGCCGATTTTCATTTGTAATTTCACGTGACAGtatctctttttcttttcgCCAAGCATGATCTACCTCTGGGTAAACAAAGTTGCCACGATGCTCGTAGTACATGGTTTTGGAAATTAATTGCAAGTTTAATATGTttgcaaattttaacattttgttataTGTTATTCCAGCTAGGTCAATAGCAGCGGTTAAGTGTAAATTACCAGCTCCTTTGGTGCAATTTAGTTTCGGTTGACCAGACCAGTTGTAGTTACAACCTAAAATTCAACAATTAAATTAGAACCTAGGAGGGAGCTACAGGCTATTTTTCAGAATCGAACAATAAATGTTTTACTTAACCTTTTACACACTGTATCTTGTACGTTAGCCGACTGCCAGTATTCTTAACTTCGCTAATGCTTTCACTGTCTATGATGGAACCACACTTTATGCAATACTTAATCAGCTCTTTGATACATGTTTCGTACACCAAGTAAGTTTTTTGCTTGCATGGCTCCATGTTTCGATGTTCAATACgttcttgttcttgttcttCGTCTTCTCCTTCATCCATCTCTTGACTAATTGAATAATTAGGGTCACTTTTATCAGCCCTGAAATAAGGAATATGCAAAAAATAGATTCATAAATACGACTTTATGGAAGTGgttggaaatttatttttgttttgttacctCTCAAGAGATTTGACTAGCCATTCATCATCCTCACTCTCATTGTCGCCATCGGAAATTACGTCCTCGTCCAAATCGTGTCCCTCGTGTGAAAATTCAGAAGTTGGTGGTTCAATTAAATTCGACAATCCCAGCATTTCCAATGTGTTGCTTATATTACCTGAAGTATTAAATGAAGAAAAACGATATAAACAGTTTCttcattaataattttttcattgtAAATTCGTGCACgtataagaaaatatttacCTTTGTGTAGGATATTAAATGTACTGTTCAGAGCTGCTGCTGCGCTTTGTAGGTTCACGTCATCCAAATCGGAATTAAATGAGGAATCAGTACAATTTGAATCTGAAAACATATACattcttaaaaattacaaaataatttgCCACTTCGGTTaagcatgaaaataaaataaagtcgAAAGCCATACCGTTATCTGTGTCCGTTTCATTTTCAGTTTGACAAGAAGCATGTACAACAGCTACTTGGGTTTGCGTTTGCGCATCTGCTACAGAACACGACGTTTGTGTACATGTACTTCGTACTGACGTATTTTTATATTGGGTTGCACTCGTTTGTGTTTTTGGTATGGCCTGTATTCCAATTGATAATTTGGATTCAACTTCAAATTCAACTTCATTATCGATTAAACATAATTGCTCAGAATCTTCAACCAAGGCTGACTTCACCAACTAATAACGATCGAACGAAGTAATAAAAAGGAATGGGAACGAAGATGATATACTCGAGAAATGTTAAGAAGATTCAAGGCTTTGTCAATACCAATAGCAAAATACGAGgaaattaagaataattttcaagattaacattcttataaaaaaaacggatttgctTACGTCTTTAGATTGACTTCGTTTGGCTCGCGATGTGGAGGATGTACGTTCCTTAGGGGCAGTCTTATGACAAAAAATTGTCGGCACAGAATTTGGAATCAACCGCCGTTTGCAAGGACGatctttataaaataattcattCTGAAGTTTCCAGCTTGGGTCAAAGCAGGTTTCTTCAAAATGGTCAGAGCATAGAAATACTTTAGCTGGCAGCTTTGTTCTGTTAATTGCGGCAATCCAGGCTTTGCTAACTTCAGGATTCTTAGGCATTAGAAAGAAGCTTTTATCTTTGTTTGActtaatgttgtttttacaaCCGTACGCGGAACAGTAGGCCATACTAACAGCAAGTTTTTCGACCTTTCTCCGTTCAGAGTTGtttcacaaaaagaaacaaaaatgttatttagttTGCTTTCGAGGGGAAATTGCGTAATGTCGCGCTGAAGCGGCCTCTTTTACATTTTGATCTTTAAATTTTATCTTCAGCGAAGCGCCTTTAGCGAATAATAACAGAACCTGTGAAATCtgataaattatttataacaCATTTCCGAATATATGCTACACGGGGGTATTAACtgacttaaaaaataataaacgaaaataaaataagtcaaTAAGATTTTTTGTTCTGGTCTATCCTTTAACGGGCTAGcgcgttttgttttgattttctcaCCATTGTGCTACATCAGGGGAAACATGTGTGTTTAGCCTCTCATTCATGCTGAATTATTCAAACAAAATGGCGATCCAAAGGTGATGCTTCACGAGggaattgaaaaaaagaaaacaacttacatAAGCGTATAaatatattatgttttaaaagatgcaGATATTCTTTAGTAATAAGTACATATTAGTTGAtataataaaacttatttttttaccggACAGTCCCTACTTTCAGCTCGCAATTGAGGCACGTAACAAACAGAAATATGTAggaaattaggtaattttttctactttttgctaagaaacttagggataagaatcatttatcgacctctttaattgagtttgacataattaggaaattcgggattTTGTGTTATTAACCGTATACAAAAGTGCCGCATATGTACCGAGTCCCTGGCAGATACTATGACTAGAATACACAGCAAATAGAAGAAACGACAAGTATGCAAATCAATTTGAAGAAAGAGCTAAAAAACATACCATTGTGTAAAGTTAAAATTTTCTGCTGTGTATAACAAAGGAAGTTTCTATCATCACGTTAGTGATAGGAAACgaatataaaattaaagtgtatttatattttgtcGATTATTAAAATTACAAACGCTCTTATATTGTGAAGCATAGTGTCGGTAAATCAGTTCAAAATTCTTTATGTTCTCCAAAAATAATCGCATTTTTTACAGCATAAAATATCTGgaatttaaagaatttaacCGCATCTATTTTCGCGTACCTTAAACA encodes:
- the LOC130613423 gene encoding P2X purinoceptor 7-like, translating into MSSSNKNFTVLGFQYEPERSDSEIASQPRRVFNDAFDDQADFDPQQNPRLCKPVTDWCRCGKCERMPTEKECVCCVEIDAIKYFNLNDQECITQHPHFNYIVLLKDVLWTALVALYDQESRGLPERDHVPNRTYRYGAYRQFCWFIHNKLGRGVRRVIPACAVCKIREEYPSVDGRYTGFKGDAEGGELVEMDFSWIAEIEDE
- the LOC130614115 gene encoding uncharacterized protein LOC130614115, coding for MAYCSAYGCKNNIKSNKDKSFFLMPKNPEVSKAWIAAINRTKLPAKVFLCSDHFEETCFDPSWKLQNELFYKDRPCKRRLIPNSVPTIFCHKTAPKERTSSTSRAKRSQSKDLVKSALVEDSEQLCLIDNEVEFEVESKLSIGIQAIPKTQTSATQYKNTSVRSTCTQTSCSVADAQTQTQVAVVHASCQTENETDTDNDSNCTDSSFNSDLDDVNLQSAAAALNSTFNILHKGNISNTLEMLGLSNLIEPPTSEFSHEGHDLDEDVISDGDNESEDDEWLVKSLERADKSDPNYSISQEMDEGEDEEQEQERIEHRNMEPCKQKTYLVYETCIKELIKYCIKCGSIIDSESISEVKNTGSRLTYKIQCVKGCNYNWSGQPKLNCTKGAGNLHLTAAIDLAGITYNKMLKFANILNLQLISKTMYYEHRGNFVYPEVDHAWRKEKEILSREITNENRQLELAVDGQCDTPGHNATYSTVSAMDCQTNKILNFSIVHVKEVTSSQAMEKEGFIRCIQELQEDMELPIRVISTDRHPSIKKLMRTDPRFTKIIHQFDPWHIGKGTR